A genomic window from Megalobrama amblycephala isolate DHTTF-2021 linkage group LG2, ASM1881202v1, whole genome shotgun sequence includes:
- the LOC125260750 gene encoding adhesion G-protein coupled receptor G4 isoform X2 gives MRKWIDWPYYEVKLVIIIHREDGNKTNIYDAKEVVHQWLTKAIGELKFGQSYIYFHEVFPLGGLHTLSSSNAEEGTMKLWATSPGISQFNCLAQLTVVPSANVGKMQVELSEILAKRNKIDHYEIFTDPDFIFIYPLEDLRPNTTPPITATTSLPRTTETPTTTAPQPTTEIMTTAKTIGTTHIQMEATTAVVSSSTETTITISTPFMETTLAESSSTIKHTTVLSSTTSLTLKTTTCSSIVSPEGIKSDSYFNVNVNVTINGSGDPKNIIETWLNETLSSKGISVFHFKLLTSSTHARKRSVETKSSQVVRKHSLLSVTRQSCVFHARVTTSSNITETQKQIHFLLEKTYTSGSVCLDAQPDDILISYIGPCPEHNHHTRQGLFKWPQTDVQRIASLSCEGNPEKTAFRECFLDANSNDALWKSPDLGDCQVVVNRLSDLEGIIVTTDNAEDILMMIKDLIHEIKDLDENELSTVLNKLSDVINVRVITPPLGEVIISITSDILESKSNLQPFTNSILNITEAVGDQMLGFTGGLVSLTASAMAISVVNIDQDNFHNLTFGVSSTNKGFNPEIYINQEPFDGTVAFVSLPSEIQDRFPIVNNTSPRIQFQFYGVPTLFQTKNNPDMKKLNTYVVSASVTNATGNIENLKEYVAVTLHHLKDKRKDQNVQCVYWDFNKNDGYGGWSPKGCWTYNISKDYTTCLCDHMTHFGVLLDVSRTPIDEKNERILTLITYLGCGVSSCFLGITVLTYTLLEKLRRDYPSKILLNLSIALLGLNLVFLLNSWISSFDIYGLCIAVAVTLHYFLLTSFTWMGLGAVNMYFALVKVFNVYVPSYILKFCLLGWGIPLVICGLVLAINMDAYGMNIMSDSQMTLDDSEMFCWVQNDVVFYVTVVSYIAFILLCNGSIFLVVLIQIRNMQVNQPAGTRSGILKDLRAVASLTFLLGLTWSVAFLTWGPVKVFLLYLFSILNSLQGFFIFVFHCLMKENVRKQWRIHLCCGAFKLQEYSEWSQTATVVPKHKPNPPNTFPFMASVRSIKSNSTQSSTVSSESSQRQVTITRPDLGFLYENSLVIPRARTGLSFLPRDASPATASEIEFSSKPWMNGFDTDIYPK, from the exons ATGAGAAAATGGATTG ACTGGCCTTATTATGAAGTAAAATTAGTGATCATCATCCATCGTGAAGatggaaacaaaacaaatatttatgatGCTAAAGAAGTTGTACATCAATGG TTGACAAAAGCAATAGGAGAGTTAAAATTCGGGCAGTCATACATATATTTCCACGAAGTGTTTCCTTTAGGAGG CTTACATACACTTTCCAGTAGTAATGCAGAG GAGGGAACCATGAAATTGTGGGCCACAAGTCCTGGAATCAGCCA GTTTAACTGCTTAGCTCAACTGACTGTGGTTCCTAGTGCTAATGTAGGGAAAATGCAGGTAGAACTCTCGGAGATTCTCGCCAAGAGAAACAAAATAGACCACTATGAAATATTTACAGATCCTGATTTCATCTTCATATACCCTCTTG AGGATCTCCGACCAAACACAACCCCACCAATAACAGCGACGACATCTTTGCCTCGCACAACTGAAACACCAACAACCACAGCTCCTCAGCCGACTACTGAAATCATGACTACTGCAAAAACAATAGGAACAACACATATACAAATGGAAGCAACAACAGCAGTTGTCTCATCCTCTACTGAAACAACAA TCACTATCTCCACACCATTCATGGAAACAACCCTGGCAGAAAGTTCCTCGACAATTAAACACACAACAGTTTTATCCTCCACAACAAGTCTTACATTAAAAACAACTACATGCTCTTCTATAGTGTCACCTGAAGGAATAAAATCAG ATAGTTATTTCAATGTCAACGTCAATGTGACAATAAACGGCTCTGGTGACCCTAAGAATATCATTGAAACCTGG CTTAATGAAACTCTTTCTAGTAAAGGAATATCTGTGTTCCACTTTAAACTCTTGACCTCCTCAACACATGCACGAAAACGAAG TGTGGAAACAAAATCATCCCAAGTGGTTAGAAAG CATTCCCTGCTCTCAGTAACAAG ACAAAGCTGTGTCTTTCATGCTCGGGTAACAACTTCCTCAAACATCACAGAGACACAAAAACAAATTCATTTTCTTCTGGAGAAAACATACACCAGTGGATCAGTATGCTTGGATGCCCAGCCTGACGACATTTTAATTTCTTATATTG GGCCATGTCCTGAACACAACCATCACACCAGACAGGGGCTTTTCAAATGGCCCCAAACTGATGTTCAGCGCATTGCATCGCTTTCCTGTGAAGGAAACCCTGAAAAGACAGCATTTAGGGAATG TTTTCTGGATGCAAACTCTAACGATGCTCTTTGGAAGTCTCCAGACTTGGGCGATTGCCAGGTTGTGGTCAACAGATTGTCAGATCTGGAGGGCATTATAGTCACTACTG ACAATGCAGAAGATATTCTGATGATGATTAAGGACTTGATACATGAGATCAAAGATCTGGATGAGAATGAGCTCTCAACTGTACTGAATAAACTGTCCGATGTGATTAACGTTAGAGTGATCACACCTCCGCTGGGAGAGGTCATCATCAGCATCACGTCTGACATCCTGGAGTCTAAAAGCAACCTGCAGCCTTTCACCaacag TATTCTGAACATCACAGAGGCTGTTGGAGACCAGATGTTAGGGTTCACTGGAGGCTTAGTCAGTTTAACAGCTTCTGCCATGGCAATATCAGTGGTCAATATTGACCAAGACAATTTTCATAACCTCACCTTTGGAGTCTCATCCACTAACAAAGGCTTTAACCCTGAG atttATATCAACCAGGAGCCTTTTGATGGTACAGTGGCCTTTGTTTCTCTTCCCTCTGAAATACAAGACAGATTCCCAATCGTAAACAACACCAGCCCCCGTATTCAGTTTCAGTTTTATGGTGTTCCAACTCTTTTTCAAACAAAG AATAACCCAGATATGAAAAAACTGAACACTTACGTGGTGTCTGCAAGTGTGACTAATGCCACAGGAAACATTGAAAACCTAAAAGAATATGTTGCAGTCACTCTGCACCATCTAAAAGATAAGAGA AAGGACCAGAATGTCCAGTGTGTCTACTGGGATTTCAATAAGAATG ATGGATATGGAGGATGGAGTCCAAAGGGGTGCTGGACATATAACATCAGCAAAGATTACACAACCTGTCTGTGTGACCACATGACCCACTTTGGAGTGCTGCTG gaTGTGTCTAGAACTCCCATTGATGAAAAGAATGAGAGAATCCTTACTCTTATTACATACCTGGGCTGTGGTGTGTCTTCATGCTTTCTTGGGATCACAGTGCTAACATACACCCTCTTAGA GAAGTTAAGAAGAGACTACCCATCCAAAATTCTTTTGAACCTGTCCATTGCATTACTGGGACTGAACCTGGTGTTTCTACTGAACTCCTGGATTTCTTCTTTTGACATCTATGGCCTATGCATTGCTGTGGCTGTGACCTTACACTATTTCTTACTGACTTCCTTTACCTGGATGGGCCTGGGGGCTGTGAATATGTACTTTGCTTTGGTCAAAGTTTTCAATGTGTATGTGCCCTCGTACATCTTGAAATTCTGCCTGCTTGGCTGGG GGATTCCACTTGTTATATGTGGCTTGGTGCTGGCTATAAACATGGATGCGTATGGCATGAACATCATGAGTGATTCCCAAATGACCCTGGATGATTCTGAAATGTT CTGCTGGGTACAAAATGATGTGGTATTCTATGTGACAGTGGTGAGCTACATAGCCTTTATACTACTGTGCAATGGCTCCATCTTCTTAGTGGTTCTGATCCAGATCAGAAACATGCAAGTCAATCAACCTGCTGGCACCCGAAGTGGGATCTTGAAAGACCTGCGGGCTGTGGCGAGCCTTACCTTCTTACTGGGTCTCACCTGGTCTGTGGCTTTTCTCACTTGGGGTCCTGTCAAAGTGTTCCTCCTCTACTTGTTCTCCATACTTAACAGCCTTCAAG GATTCTTcatttttgtgttccactgtcTCATGAAGGAAAACGTACGTAAGCAATGGAGAATACATTTATGTTGTGGAGCTTTCAAGCTGCAGGAATACTCTG AATGGAGCCAAACTGCAACTGTGGTTCCCAAACACAAACCCAATCCACCAAATACATTTCCCTTCATGGCATCTGTGAGATCCATCAAATCGAATTCAACTCAGAGCTCAACTGTTTCCTCAGAATCCAGCCAACGTCAAGTGACTATCACAAGACCGGACCTGG GATTTCTATATGAAAACAGTTTGGTAATACCAAGAGCCAGGACAGGACTGTCGTTTCTTCCTCGTGATGCATCTCCTGCCACAGCAAGTGAGATTGAGTTTTCTTCAAAGCCATGGATGAATGGATTCGACACAGATATTTATCCCAAATAA
- the LOC125260750 gene encoding adhesion G-protein coupled receptor G4 isoform X3, whose protein sequence is MKLWATSPGISQFNCLAQLTVVPSANVGKMQVELSEILAKRNKIDHYEIFTDPDFIFIYPLEDLRPNTTPPITATTSLPRTTETPTTTAPQPTTEIMTTAKTIGTTHIQMEATTAVVSSSTETTITISTPFMETTLAESSSTIKHTTVLSSTTSLTLKTTTCSSIVSPEGIKSDSYFNVNVNVTINGSGDPKNIIETWLNETLSSKGISVFHFKLLTSSTHARKRSVETKSSQVVRKHSLLSVTRQSCVFHARVTTSSNITETQKQIHFLLEKTYTSGSVCLDAQPDDILISYIGPCPEHNHHTRQGLFKWPQTDVQRIASLSCEGNPEKTAFRECFLDANSNDALWKSPDLGDCQVVVNRLSDLEGIIVTTDNAEDILMMIKDLIHEIKDLDENELSTVLNKLSDVINVRVITPPLGEVIISITSDILESKSNLQPFTNSILNITEAVGDQMLGFTGGLVSLTASAMAISVVNIDQDNFHNLTFGVSSTNKGFNPEIYINQEPFDGTVAFVSLPSEIQDRFPIVNNTSPRIQFQFYGVPTLFQTKNNPDMKKLNTYVVSASVTNATGNIENLKEYVAVTLHHLKDKRKDQNVQCVYWDFNKNDGYGGWSPKGCWTYNISKDYTTCLCDHMTHFGVLLDVSRTPIDEKNERILTLITYLGCGVSSCFLGITVLTYTLLEKLRRDYPSKILLNLSIALLGLNLVFLLNSWISSFDIYGLCIAVAVTLHYFLLTSFTWMGLGAVNMYFALVKVFNVYVPSYILKFCLLGWGIPLVICGLVLAINMDAYGMNIMSDSQMTLDDSEMFCWVQNDVVFYVTVVSYIAFILLCNGSIFLVVLIQIRNMQVNQPAGTRSGILKDLRAVASLTFLLGLTWSVAFLTWGPVKVFLLYLFSILNSLQGFFIFVFHCLMKENVRKQWRIHLCCGAFKLQEYSEWSQTATVVPKHKPNPPNTFPFMASVRSIKSNSTQSSTVSSESSQRQVTITRPDLGFLYENSLVIPRARTGLSFLPRDASPATASEIEFSSKPWMNGFDTDIYPK, encoded by the exons ATGAAATTGTGGGCCACAAGTCCTGGAATCAGCCA GTTTAACTGCTTAGCTCAACTGACTGTGGTTCCTAGTGCTAATGTAGGGAAAATGCAGGTAGAACTCTCGGAGATTCTCGCCAAGAGAAACAAAATAGACCACTATGAAATATTTACAGATCCTGATTTCATCTTCATATACCCTCTTG AGGATCTCCGACCAAACACAACCCCACCAATAACAGCGACGACATCTTTGCCTCGCACAACTGAAACACCAACAACCACAGCTCCTCAGCCGACTACTGAAATCATGACTACTGCAAAAACAATAGGAACAACACATATACAAATGGAAGCAACAACAGCAGTTGTCTCATCCTCTACTGAAACAACAA TCACTATCTCCACACCATTCATGGAAACAACCCTGGCAGAAAGTTCCTCGACAATTAAACACACAACAGTTTTATCCTCCACAACAAGTCTTACATTAAAAACAACTACATGCTCTTCTATAGTGTCACCTGAAGGAATAAAATCAG ATAGTTATTTCAATGTCAACGTCAATGTGACAATAAACGGCTCTGGTGACCCTAAGAATATCATTGAAACCTGG CTTAATGAAACTCTTTCTAGTAAAGGAATATCTGTGTTCCACTTTAAACTCTTGACCTCCTCAACACATGCACGAAAACGAAG TGTGGAAACAAAATCATCCCAAGTGGTTAGAAAG CATTCCCTGCTCTCAGTAACAAG ACAAAGCTGTGTCTTTCATGCTCGGGTAACAACTTCCTCAAACATCACAGAGACACAAAAACAAATTCATTTTCTTCTGGAGAAAACATACACCAGTGGATCAGTATGCTTGGATGCCCAGCCTGACGACATTTTAATTTCTTATATTG GGCCATGTCCTGAACACAACCATCACACCAGACAGGGGCTTTTCAAATGGCCCCAAACTGATGTTCAGCGCATTGCATCGCTTTCCTGTGAAGGAAACCCTGAAAAGACAGCATTTAGGGAATG TTTTCTGGATGCAAACTCTAACGATGCTCTTTGGAAGTCTCCAGACTTGGGCGATTGCCAGGTTGTGGTCAACAGATTGTCAGATCTGGAGGGCATTATAGTCACTACTG ACAATGCAGAAGATATTCTGATGATGATTAAGGACTTGATACATGAGATCAAAGATCTGGATGAGAATGAGCTCTCAACTGTACTGAATAAACTGTCCGATGTGATTAACGTTAGAGTGATCACACCTCCGCTGGGAGAGGTCATCATCAGCATCACGTCTGACATCCTGGAGTCTAAAAGCAACCTGCAGCCTTTCACCaacag TATTCTGAACATCACAGAGGCTGTTGGAGACCAGATGTTAGGGTTCACTGGAGGCTTAGTCAGTTTAACAGCTTCTGCCATGGCAATATCAGTGGTCAATATTGACCAAGACAATTTTCATAACCTCACCTTTGGAGTCTCATCCACTAACAAAGGCTTTAACCCTGAG atttATATCAACCAGGAGCCTTTTGATGGTACAGTGGCCTTTGTTTCTCTTCCCTCTGAAATACAAGACAGATTCCCAATCGTAAACAACACCAGCCCCCGTATTCAGTTTCAGTTTTATGGTGTTCCAACTCTTTTTCAAACAAAG AATAACCCAGATATGAAAAAACTGAACACTTACGTGGTGTCTGCAAGTGTGACTAATGCCACAGGAAACATTGAAAACCTAAAAGAATATGTTGCAGTCACTCTGCACCATCTAAAAGATAAGAGA AAGGACCAGAATGTCCAGTGTGTCTACTGGGATTTCAATAAGAATG ATGGATATGGAGGATGGAGTCCAAAGGGGTGCTGGACATATAACATCAGCAAAGATTACACAACCTGTCTGTGTGACCACATGACCCACTTTGGAGTGCTGCTG gaTGTGTCTAGAACTCCCATTGATGAAAAGAATGAGAGAATCCTTACTCTTATTACATACCTGGGCTGTGGTGTGTCTTCATGCTTTCTTGGGATCACAGTGCTAACATACACCCTCTTAGA GAAGTTAAGAAGAGACTACCCATCCAAAATTCTTTTGAACCTGTCCATTGCATTACTGGGACTGAACCTGGTGTTTCTACTGAACTCCTGGATTTCTTCTTTTGACATCTATGGCCTATGCATTGCTGTGGCTGTGACCTTACACTATTTCTTACTGACTTCCTTTACCTGGATGGGCCTGGGGGCTGTGAATATGTACTTTGCTTTGGTCAAAGTTTTCAATGTGTATGTGCCCTCGTACATCTTGAAATTCTGCCTGCTTGGCTGGG GGATTCCACTTGTTATATGTGGCTTGGTGCTGGCTATAAACATGGATGCGTATGGCATGAACATCATGAGTGATTCCCAAATGACCCTGGATGATTCTGAAATGTT CTGCTGGGTACAAAATGATGTGGTATTCTATGTGACAGTGGTGAGCTACATAGCCTTTATACTACTGTGCAATGGCTCCATCTTCTTAGTGGTTCTGATCCAGATCAGAAACATGCAAGTCAATCAACCTGCTGGCACCCGAAGTGGGATCTTGAAAGACCTGCGGGCTGTGGCGAGCCTTACCTTCTTACTGGGTCTCACCTGGTCTGTGGCTTTTCTCACTTGGGGTCCTGTCAAAGTGTTCCTCCTCTACTTGTTCTCCATACTTAACAGCCTTCAAG GATTCTTcatttttgtgttccactgtcTCATGAAGGAAAACGTACGTAAGCAATGGAGAATACATTTATGTTGTGGAGCTTTCAAGCTGCAGGAATACTCTG AATGGAGCCAAACTGCAACTGTGGTTCCCAAACACAAACCCAATCCACCAAATACATTTCCCTTCATGGCATCTGTGAGATCCATCAAATCGAATTCAACTCAGAGCTCAACTGTTTCCTCAGAATCCAGCCAACGTCAAGTGACTATCACAAGACCGGACCTGG GATTTCTATATGAAAACAGTTTGGTAATACCAAGAGCCAGGACAGGACTGTCGTTTCTTCCTCGTGATGCATCTCCTGCCACAGCAAGTGAGATTGAGTTTTCTTCAAAGCCATGGATGAATGGATTCGACACAGATATTTATCCCAAATAA